CCCCAAGGCCACCGATCTACGTCCTTATCAAAATCACTTAATCTAaattgaactaatttttttgtaacaccCGTTTGCTTCTGTTTGAGTAAAGCACTTTTCCCAATGAAATAATCCTTATCAAATTTGACTTTGAAGACACGGTTAACCTCAAGTGGAGTTGTTTCGGCCGTAAGCTCCTCTCCCCAAAAAGGTATAAATTTTTCTATCCGTAAAAAGCGGGTTGCTAGATGACCAACATTACGAATACCATAGTCCTGCCCTACTCGCATGATTGTATCGTAGAGATGAATTGAATATTCGGAGGGAATATATAAAGAGTATCCTGGTTCTCCGGTTTGAGTCACTGCAAGGACCATAACACCTGAGGCATAGCCCATATCACACACTTTATAGGTGAAGGGAGTCATATTCACATCTGTATTTGTGAGTCTCTGAACTAAATCCTTGGACTTTGGGCCACAAACAGATATAACTGTAAACATGGATGTCACATCTTGAAGACCAACTGTGTTGTTATTGGGGAGATGGTTGGCCATCCAATGAAGTATACGAGTTTGTTGTTGCGTTGGAGAAATCATAAAGAAGGAGTTTTCTCCTTGACGTATGAGCATGCAGTCGTTCTCATAACCTCCATAATGATTTAACATACCTGTGGGAATTATACCACCTGTAGGGATATCCACATCATTAGAACATAATTTTTGCAGATAGGAAACCACGCCACTTCCGTTTATGATGAATTTAGCAAATGAGGACATATCAATGAGTCCTACTCCTTCCCGACAAATCATATACTCGTCCTAGACAAAAGAAGGAATACAATCAtaacaaaagtttaatattttaaaaattacctcaatatactcaaaaaattctGGTTTTCCAAAGGATCCTTTAGGAAAGGTGGGAGGAGGATCTTCTGGTGAATGATGAGGAACAAAGTATAAAGCTCTTTCCCATCCCATTCGCTCTCCAAAAATAGCACCCCTAGACTCTAATTCGCTAAAGATGGGAGAGGTTCGAATGCGACGACCCTTATTGAATTCGTTCACAAGAGGATACTCCAGCTGATAATGCTTCCCCACCACTTCAACAGCTCTTTCCGCTAAGAATCTTGGATTATTGTGTAAAGAAGTAAATCGAGCTAGCTCAAAGGGAAGAATATCTGGAGGTGGCTGATCCTTGGTCATCCAATCAGCCAGTACTAATTTATTGGATAGAAATATAATCATTAGTATAATAAGACTAAGGTTaattcaatattcaaatattacctTTCCCAATACCGCCAGCTCCTTGTAATGAATTCCCATTCATCCCAGCACAAACGTAGTAATTCCCAATCTCAGGAGCCTCTCCAACAATCCATCGACCATCAGGAGTAAAGGCATCAggtgtatttaataatttctcATAAGAAGTGGATCGAAGAAGTGGAATTCTTTTCATGGCAGCTGAAATATAAGGGGAGAAATGTCTCCAATGCTCTTCAACAATATCGGTAGATTGAAATTCCGTCCACAGCCTTGAGGTTTTTTCAAATGCACCCATAAGAAAGGAATCTCCCCATGTACGTAGGTAAATACTATTGTCGTAATCTCTGATATTGGGAAGATCAATATCTTTGAGCTCCGACAATGGCTCAAATTTGAGGAAAAAGTGTTCTGCTGGACAAATGGGGATTTTAACTTCAGGATCGCTCAGCTTCCCAATGTTCCTTGCCCAAATCCC
The genomic region above belongs to Lepeophtheirus salmonis chromosome 8, UVic_Lsal_1.4, whole genome shotgun sequence and contains:
- the LOC121122670 gene encoding pyruvate dehydrogenase phosphatase regulatory subunit, mitochondrial, whose amino-acid sequence is MPYPLLSRPLSRGLPTLHRSLTSNRFDSEVILNPVPPPRAQIVIAGSGMIGNSVAYHLVENGWKDVLIIDKGNIADGSSKTGSGMLGLFRPKHERRIVQYCIDLYRNLEKQGFDIGLKECGSINLAATKDRLLSLQRRANRYKPTGLRCEVLSPKELKELHPLIFVDDLQGGVWVPEDAVVNPKRVSEVLALLAHRGGAKFVSDCGVERINANLIDESGPSSSNNLKVSSVVTEKGVIECEYFVNCAGIWARNIGKLSDPEVKIPICPAEHFFLKFEPLSELKDIDLPNIRDYDNSIYLRTWGDSFLMGAFEKTSRLWTEFQSTDIVEEHWRHFSPYISAAMKRIPLLRSTSYEKLLNTPDAFTPDGRWIVGEAPEIGNYYVCAGMNGNSLQGAGGIGKVLADWMTKDQPPPDILPFELARFTSLHNNPRFLAERAVEVVGKHYQLEYPLVNEFNKGRRIRTSPIFSELESRGAIFGERMGWERALYFVPHHSPEDPPPTFPKGSFGKPEFFEYIEDEYMICREGVGLIDMSSFAKFIINGSGVVSYLQKLCSNDVDIPTGGIIPTGMLNHYGGYENDCMLIRQGENSFFMISPTQQQTRILHWMANHLPNNNTVGLQDVTSMFTVISVCGPKSKDLVQRLTNTDVNMTPFTYKVCDMGYASGVMVLAVTQTGEPGYSLYIPSEYSIHLYDTIMRVGQDYGIRNVGHLATRFLRIEKFIPFWGEELTAETTPLEVNRVFKVKFDKDYFIGKSALLKQKQTGVTKKLVQFRLSDFDKDVDRWPWGGEAIYRNGEYVGSVTNSAYGFTLKKMVALGFVQHPDTIRGQSTSISHNWLSDRKVQWTINIAGNMEPATIHLHPPQIPVINQDMQRDYKPKQKPGHAPNIQLFEKEES